A single genomic interval of Hevea brasiliensis isolate MT/VB/25A 57/8 chromosome 4, ASM3005281v1, whole genome shotgun sequence harbors:
- the LOC131179327 gene encoding probable protein arginine N-methyltransferase 1.2, translating into MGRRKNSNNNNQGSMGFTNAQHQGTKIRFQGEDEELTTENSNLDESTVTGDKAIAMDDDSMCEPDVSFVDGDDDKTSADYYFDSYSHFGIHEEMLKDVVRTKTYQNVINQNKFLFKNKVVLDVGAGTGILSLFCAKAGAAHVYAVECSAMADMAKEIVESNGFSEIVTVLKGKVEEIELPVANVDIIISEWMGYFLLYENMLNTVLYARDKWLVSDGILLPDKASLYLTAIEDADYKEDKIEFWNNVYGFNMSCIKKQAIMEPLVDTVDQNQIVTNCQLLKTMDISKMVSGDASFTVPFKLVADRDDYIHALVAYFDVSFTNCHKLMGFSTGPRSRATHWKQTVLYLEDVLTICEGEVLTGNMSVAPNKKNPRDIDIMIKYALNGRRCVVSRTQYYKMR; encoded by the exons ATGGGCCGTCGAAAGAACAGCAACAATAACAATCAGGGCTCAATGGGCTTTACCAACGCGCAACACCAGGGCACCAAGATTCGATTCCAAGGTGAAGACGAAGAGCTGACCACAGAGAACTCAAATCTTGACGAGTCAACTGTAACCGGCGACAAAGCCATTGCTATGGACGACGATTCCATGTGCGAGCCCGATGTCTCCTTTGTCGATGGCGATGATGATAAAACTAGCGCCGATTATTACTTCGATTCCTATTCTCACTTTG GTATTCACGAA GAAATGCTGAAGGATGTGGTGAGAACTAAGACATATCAAAATGTtattaatcagaataagtttctatTTAAGAATAAAGTAGTACTTGATGTTGGTGCTGGAACTGGAATTCTGTCCCTATTTTGTGCGAAAGCTGGGGCTGCACATGTTTATGCG GTTGAGTGCTCTGCCATGGCAGACATGGCAAAAGAGATAGTTGAATCAAATGGATTTTCAGAAa TTGTAACTGTTTTGAAGGGAAAGGTTGAAGAGATTGAGCTACCAGTTGCTAATGTAGATATCATAATTTCAGAATGGATGGGATATTTTCTGTTGTATGAAAATATGTTAAACACTGTCCTCTATGCACGAGATAAATGGCTT GTTAGTGATGGAATTCTTCTACCAGACAAAGCTTCCCTTTATTTGACAGCCATTGAGGATGCAGACTacaaagaagataagattgaat TTTGGAATAATGTCTACGGCTTTAACATGAGTTGTATCAAGAAGCAAGCCATTATGGAACCTCTTGTTGATACAGTTGATCAGAATCAAATTGTCACAAACTGCCAGCTACTCAAG ACTATGGATATCTCTAAAATGGTCTCTGGGGATGCTTCCTTCACAGTTCCTTTTAAGCTTGTGGCAGATCGTGATGATTACATTCATGCGTTGGTAGCCTACTTTGATGTGTCATTTACCAATTGTCACAAGTTAATGGGCTTCTCTACAG GACCAAGATCACGGGCTACACACTGGAAGCAAACAGTTCTGTATCTGGAAGACGTGCTAACTATATGTGAAGGGGAAGTCCTAACTGGGAACATGAGTGTAGCACCAAACAAAAAAAATCCTCGTGACATTGATATAATGatcaaatatgcattgaatggGCGGCGCTGTGTGGTCTCAAGAACTCAATATTATAAGATGCGGTGA